A genome region from Penaeus monodon isolate SGIC_2016 chromosome 14, NSTDA_Pmon_1, whole genome shotgun sequence includes the following:
- the LOC119580740 gene encoding uncharacterized protein LOC119580740, whose product MTLVISAVIDVDKVIPAVINFQKLLRLHRRRPLDQPSGRCSTFPSCLCEVLHSRPDLLLRSPVSVMKVALVAVLAAVAIQPWPPSLVAATANLFRRVEVSKTRLARSQNIELGQLPSGLSGSVRCAAACTVDPRCQMWCQGASSEECLVSDMVVTSAYVEADLADATACYTRRLKDFVVGASIEGSPVHPNSPLRVKENLIDGIFNRDNNDNCYRTDNNLNRPWFVLDFGTAVTFRFVKLFAQANGSLNMVKTIADLEVRVGMAAVPTPGDFSSYQLFGSFTGPAVEFGQVIVLESPAPVTSRFLSVQKMQDAERLQLCHVEVY is encoded by the exons ATGACTTTAGTGATTTCAGCCGTTATTGATGTCGATAAAGTAATTCCAGCTGTCATTAATTTCCAGAAATTATTAAG ACTGCACAGGAGACGTCCTCTCGACCAGCCGAGTGGCCGCTGCTCTACCTTCCCCTCCTGCCTGTGCGAGGTCCTTCATTCACGGCCGGATCTCCTGCTCAGAAGCCCAGTGTCGGTAATGAAGGTGGCACTGGTGGCTGTGCTGGCGGCGGTGGCGATACAACCTTGGCCTCCGTCCCTGGTCGCTGCCACCGCCAACCTCTTTCGTAGAGTGGAGGTCTCTAAAACGAGGCTGGCGAGGTCACAGAACATAGAACTCGGCCAGCTTCCTTCAGGACTCTCCGGTTCAGTCCGCTGTGCTGCCGCATGCACTGTTGACCCTCGGTGTCAAATGTGGTGCCAAGGAGCCTCGTCCGAGGAGTGCCTCGTCTCAGACATGGTGGTGACGTCAGCTTATGTAGAGGCCGACTTGGCTGATGCAACTGCCTGTTACACAAGACGCCTCAAGGACTTCGTTGTCGGGGCGTCCATCGAGGGAAGTCCAGTTCACCCCAACTCCCCCTTGAGAGTTAAGGAAAATCTTATAGATGGAATCTTCAACcgggataataatgacaattgttaCAGAACGGACAACAATCTAAATCGCCCCTGGTTTGTACTGGACTTCGGCACTGCAGTAACTTTCCGCTTTGTTAAGCTCTTCGCACAGGCAAATGGCTCACTAAACATGGTGAAGACTATCGCTGACTTGGAGGTGAGAGTGGGCATGGCAGCCGTGCCCACCCCGGGAGACTTCAGCTCATACCAGCTCTTCGGAAGCTTTACCGGACCTGCTGTTGAGTTTGGCCAAGTGATTGTGCTGGAGTCTCCCGCCCCTGTGACGTCCAGGTTCCTCTCGGTGCAGAAGATGCAGGACGCTGAGAGGCTGCAACTCTGTCATGTAGAAGTATATTAA